In a genomic window of Methylovirgula sp. 4M-Z18:
- a CDS encoding biotin--[acetyl-CoA-carboxylase] ligase: protein MQLSVRAAQAGYRLDLFETLASTNDEAMRRAKEGDPGKLWIIARQQSGGRGRHGRPWSSPPGNLYASLLLIDPAPTAQAPQLGFVTGIALVRALRRVAPVEPPIALKWPNDALWQGAKLSGMLLEASSLPGGRLACVIGMGINCASHPDGLPYAAANLSQIMQTWVNAEDVFAALSEEIPAALDLWQRGANFAAVRNEWLKCASGLGGPLRVKLGEREITGTFRTIDETGCLLLDTSAGPAIVEAGDVFLI, encoded by the coding sequence TTGCAACTTTCGGTACGTGCGGCGCAGGCCGGTTATCGGCTGGACCTGTTTGAGACCCTTGCCTCAACCAACGACGAGGCGATGCGCCGGGCGAAAGAGGGTGATCCGGGGAAACTCTGGATCATCGCGCGCCAGCAAAGCGGCGGCAGGGGGCGGCATGGCCGCCCTTGGTCGTCGCCGCCGGGCAATCTTTACGCCAGCCTGTTGCTGATCGATCCGGCCCCGACGGCACAGGCGCCCCAACTCGGCTTCGTAACCGGCATCGCTTTGGTGCGCGCCTTGCGGCGGGTGGCGCCCGTCGAGCCGCCGATCGCGCTCAAATGGCCTAATGACGCGCTGTGGCAGGGCGCGAAACTCTCCGGGATGCTGCTCGAGGCATCGAGCCTGCCGGGCGGGCGACTGGCTTGCGTGATCGGCATGGGCATCAATTGCGCCTCGCATCCCGACGGCCTGCCTTACGCGGCGGCCAATCTGTCTCAGATCATGCAAACTTGGGTGAATGCCGAGGATGTTTTTGCCGCGTTGTCGGAGGAAATCCCGGCGGCGCTCGATTTGTGGCAGCGCGGCGCGAATTTTGCCGCGGTTCGCAACGAATGGCTCAAATGCGCATCGGGCCTGGGTGGCCCCTTGCGCGTGAAGCTCGGCGAGCGCGAGATCACAGGAACGTTTCGCACCATCGACGAAACGGGATGTCTTTTGCTTGACACGAGTGCCGGACCGGCGATTGTCGAAGCAGGCGATGTCTTCCTGATTTAG
- a CDS encoding ribonuclease J — protein sequence MNASQQELVFVALGGLGEIGMNCALYGYGPKSSRKYVMVDLGVAFAGPELPGIDLIMPDLSFIERIRKDLVGLVITHAHEDHIGAVADLWPRLGCPVYATKFASGLLELKRLMEPGAPQIQVNEVGVGARIDLGPFNIEFINMAHSIPESTALAIRTPAGTVVHTGDWKIDPTPVVCPPTDEARLRQIGEEGVLALVCDSTNILRDGESPSEADVAKTLKELIANAPNRVAVTTFASNVARIRSAAEAAEAAGRKVVIVGRAMARAIEVAAECGYLKGLPPFLSAETYDDLPRNKVVALVTGSQGEPRAALARIADNSHPDVKLAPGDRVIFSSRTIPGNEKAVGSIINDLTVHGMEIITDRNALVHVSGHPRRAEVARIYDWLKPQVAIPAHGEPLHLYEHAAFARAQGVPHVVTARDGDIVLIGPGEPGVVAEAAHGRSYKDGNVLVGDGGTALAERRRLAFAGIVTVAFAITAKGDLAGDPDVVLSGIPEKARDGRGFDEIVDAAIFETFDRLPRPKRRDADAASTAVEKAVRSAINNAWGKKPQVHVLVVEV from the coding sequence ATGAACGCTTCTCAGCAGGAACTCGTCTTCGTGGCCCTTGGCGGCCTCGGAGAGATTGGTATGAATTGCGCGCTCTACGGCTACGGACCGAAATCCTCGCGCAAATATGTGATGGTCGATTTGGGGGTCGCTTTCGCCGGGCCCGAACTGCCCGGCATCGACCTGATCATGCCCGACCTGTCGTTCATCGAGCGGATCCGCAAGGACCTCGTTGGCCTTGTCATTACCCATGCGCATGAGGACCATATCGGCGCGGTGGCCGATCTCTGGCCGCGCCTCGGGTGTCCGGTCTATGCGACGAAATTCGCGAGCGGCCTGCTTGAATTGAAGCGCTTGATGGAGCCGGGCGCGCCGCAGATCCAGGTGAACGAAGTCGGCGTCGGCGCCCGCATCGACCTTGGGCCGTTCAACATCGAATTCATCAATATGGCCCATTCGATTCCCGAATCGACCGCGCTCGCCATCCGCACGCCGGCGGGTACGGTCGTGCACACCGGCGACTGGAAGATCGATCCGACGCCCGTCGTTTGCCCACCGACCGACGAGGCGCGCCTGCGCCAGATTGGCGAGGAGGGCGTTCTGGCGCTCGTCTGCGATTCGACCAACATCCTGCGCGACGGCGAGAGCCCGTCGGAAGCAGATGTGGCGAAGACGCTGAAGGAACTGATCGCCAATGCGCCAAACCGGGTGGCGGTCACAACCTTCGCCTCCAACGTGGCACGCATCCGCTCGGCGGCGGAGGCGGCGGAAGCGGCGGGGCGCAAAGTGGTCATCGTGGGCCGTGCCATGGCGCGGGCGATCGAGGTGGCGGCGGAATGCGGTTATCTTAAGGGCCTGCCGCCGTTCTTGTCGGCAGAAACCTATGACGACCTGCCGCGCAACAAGGTCGTGGCACTGGTGACCGGCAGTCAGGGCGAGCCGCGCGCCGCCCTCGCGCGCATCGCGGATAATTCGCATCCGGACGTGAAGCTCGCCCCCGGCGACCGGGTGATCTTTTCGTCGCGTACTATCCCCGGCAACGAAAAGGCCGTCGGCTCGATCATCAACGATCTGACCGTGCATGGCATGGAAATCATCACCGACCGAAACGCGCTCGTCCATGTCTCCGGCCATCCGCGCCGGGCCGAAGTCGCGCGCATCTACGACTGGCTAAAGCCGCAAGTCGCGATTCCGGCGCATGGCGAGCCGCTGCATCTCTACGAACATGCGGCTTTCGCACGGGCGCAGGGCGTGCCGCATGTGGTGACCGCGCGCGACGGCGACATCGTTCTGATCGGCCCCGGCGAGCCGGGCGTCGTTGCCGAGGCCGCACACGGCCGCTCCTATAAGGATGGCAATGTGCTGGTGGGCGACGGCGGCACCGCGCTGGCGGAGCGCCGCCGCCTCGCTTTTGCCGGCATCGTCACGGTCGCCTTCGCGATTACCGCCAAGGGTGATCTGGCCGGCGACCCGGACGTGGTGCTGTCCGGCATTCCGGAAAAGGCGCGCGATGGCCGCGGCTTCGACGAAATCGTCGACGCAGCGATCTTCGAGACATTCGACCGCTTGCCGCGGCCCAAACGGCGCGATGCGGACGCCGCTTCGACCGCCGTGGAAAAGGCCGTGCGCAGCGCGATCAACAATGCTTGGGGCAAGAAGCCGCAAGTGCACGTGCTTGTGGTCGAAGTCTAA
- the mce gene encoding methylmalonyl-CoA epimerase, which translates to MIGRLNHVAIAVKDLDAAARSYRETLGAKVSAPQAEPAHGVTVVFIELPNTKIELLEPLGENSPIAKFLEKNPDGGMHHVCYEVQDILAARDQLKAAGARVLGDGNPKTGAHGKPVLFLHPKDFNGTLVELEQV; encoded by the coding sequence ATGATCGGCCGGCTCAATCATGTGGCGATCGCGGTCAAGGATCTGGACGCCGCGGCCCGCAGCTATCGCGAGACGCTGGGCGCCAAGGTCTCGGCGCCGCAGGCCGAACCGGCGCATGGCGTGACTGTAGTGTTCATCGAGCTGCCGAACACCAAGATCGAATTGCTGGAGCCCCTGGGCGAGAATTCGCCGATCGCCAAGTTCCTGGAAAAGAACCCGGATGGCGGCATGCACCACGTCTGCTATGAGGTCCAAGACATTCTGGCCGCCCGCGACCAGTTGAAGGCCGCTGGCGCGCGGGTGCTGGGGGATGGAAATCCGAAAACCGGCGCCCACGGCAAGCCAGTCTTGTTCCTCCATCCGAAGGATTTCAACGGAACCTTGGTGGAACTCGAGCAAGTCTAG
- a CDS encoding DUF1467 family protein, giving the protein MSLPFGIAVYLTIWWTVLFAILPWGVRSQHETDEMVQGTDPGAPVAPHLWIKALVTTGISALIWGCFYVWITYFPE; this is encoded by the coding sequence ATGTCGCTGCCGTTCGGCATCGCCGTTTATCTCACCATCTGGTGGACCGTTCTGTTCGCGATTCTGCCCTGGGGCGTGCGTTCGCAACACGAAACCGACGAAATGGTGCAAGGAACCGACCCGGGAGCGCCGGTCGCGCCGCATCTGTGGATCAAGGCGCTGGTGACCACCGGCATCTCGGCCCTCATCTGGGGCTGTTTTTATGTCTGGATCACCTATTTTCCGGAATAA
- a CDS encoding M24 family metallopeptidase, translating into MGNRHLDRQRAAKLMRELDVAGLVLVQPESILYATGAFAGVATLWRRAGAAAVLVPADPEAPLAAVVGDLQAASFRVASGIADTRSHPIWVETTHAAAGEESVSERIAAHDRQRPQGFQRPATFDSARMLAELRDILIERGLDKAPLGLELGFVAVADMQAFQDALPHVRWRDASPLVARLRMVKQPAEIEALRAAAKLTTAGLQHALGALREGIDAQTIGGLWRGEVEAEARRLALTQSVSHWAYIAVGADGFAPGGPAQRGDVVKIDVGAVVGGYSADVARTAVIGKASPAQRQIHGALLGALDAALASLAPGRPLKDAHAAATKAMHDAGFPSFSRGHFGHSLGASVFSEEWPFIAADCDVPLEPNMVIAVEAPYYVRGIGGFIIEDQFLVRENGLELMSPLARDLLEIG; encoded by the coding sequence ATGGGCAATCGTCACCTCGACAGGCAGCGCGCAGCGAAACTGATGCGGGAACTGGATGTTGCCGGGCTCGTTCTGGTGCAACCCGAGAGCATTCTCTATGCCACGGGCGCTTTTGCCGGCGTTGCGACCTTGTGGCGCCGGGCAGGAGCCGCCGCCGTCCTCGTCCCCGCCGATCCCGAGGCGCCGCTCGCCGCCGTGGTGGGGGATCTGCAGGCGGCGAGCTTTCGCGTTGCGTCGGGCATCGCCGACACCCGCAGCCACCCGATCTGGGTTGAGACCACCCACGCAGCGGCGGGCGAAGAGTCGGTGTCGGAACGGATTGCGGCACATGATCGGCAACGGCCGCAGGGGTTTCAACGACCGGCCACGTTCGATTCCGCGCGCATGCTGGCGGAGCTGCGCGACATCCTGATCGAGCGCGGCCTCGACAAGGCGCCGCTGGGGCTGGAACTCGGCTTCGTCGCGGTCGCCGACATGCAGGCGTTTCAGGACGCGCTGCCGCACGTGCGCTGGCGCGACGCCTCGCCGCTGGTCGCGCGCCTGCGCATGGTCAAGCAGCCGGCCGAAATCGAGGCGCTGCGGGCGGCTGCGAAGCTCACGACGGCGGGCCTGCAGCACGCGCTCGGGGCTTTGCGCGAAGGGATCGATGCGCAGACCATCGGCGGGCTGTGGCGCGGCGAGGTCGAGGCGGAAGCCAGGCGCCTCGCGCTCACGCAATCCGTCTCGCACTGGGCCTATATCGCCGTCGGCGCCGACGGATTCGCGCCCGGCGGCCCCGCCCAGCGCGGCGACGTGGTGAAAATCGATGTGGGCGCGGTGGTCGGCGGCTACAGCGCCGATGTCGCGCGCACAGCGGTGATCGGCAAAGCCTCGCCGGCGCAGCGGCAGATCCATGGCGCGCTTCTGGGGGCGCTCGACGCGGCCCTTGCCTCGCTCGCGCCGGGGCGGCCGCTCAAAGACGCCCACGCCGCCGCGACCAAGGCCATGCACGATGCGGGTTTCCCGAGTTTCAGCCGCGGCCATTTCGGGCACAGTCTCGGCGCGAGCGTTTTCAGCGAGGAATGGCCGTTCATCGCCGCCGATTGCGACGTGCCGCTCGAACCCAATATGGTGATCGCGGTCGAGGCGCCGTATTACGTGCGCGGCATCGGTGGGTTCATCATCGAGGATCAGTTCCTGGTGCGCGAAAACGGTCTCGAACTGATGTCGCCGCTCGCGCGGGATCTGCTGGAAATCGGATAG
- a CDS encoding DUF1444 family protein, with protein MFSRRNVLPVCCGAAASLLAVRPMQAADALQNGSFKQDVIALLARRHPEWTVLPGDDLTTLRIASKDISLTNLYLHVQAMSAADREREIIAFFEHGMRTDAAKDASLFTAAEEYLRLQIMPDDYRKTASDLICRPFFAGLSIAYALDDNERYQLLRQSDVSAWAVGQQDIEARATANLETLSASVTLKPTPGAEAGAFIIVDTSDGYDAVRLLLPRFMARLRAALDVPSVFAGIPNRDFLVAWTPDFSARRGFAAKIADDVRRRPHPLTEALFVSADAGVRLANAAEMLDHAR; from the coding sequence ATGTTCTCTCGTCGCAATGTGTTGCCCGTCTGTTGCGGCGCGGCCGCGTCGCTCCTGGCCGTTCGGCCCATGCAGGCCGCGGATGCGCTGCAGAACGGCAGCTTCAAGCAGGACGTGATCGCCCTGTTGGCGCGCCGACATCCCGAATGGACGGTTCTTCCGGGTGACGATCTGACGACGCTCCGCATCGCCAGCAAAGACATTTCCCTGACCAACCTTTACCTTCATGTCCAGGCGATGTCCGCCGCTGATCGCGAGCGCGAAATCATTGCCTTTTTCGAACACGGGATGCGCACTGACGCGGCGAAAGACGCGTCATTATTTACTGCGGCGGAGGAATATCTGCGGCTGCAGATCATGCCGGACGACTATAGGAAAACCGCTTCGGATTTGATTTGCCGCCCGTTCTTTGCCGGGCTGAGCATCGCCTATGCGCTGGACGACAATGAGCGCTATCAATTGCTCCGCCAATCCGACGTGAGTGCCTGGGCGGTGGGACAACAGGACATCGAAGCCCGGGCAACCGCCAATCTCGAGACGCTCTCGGCCTCAGTGACGCTAAAGCCGACACCGGGCGCCGAGGCCGGCGCGTTCATCATCGTCGACACGTCCGATGGCTATGACGCAGTGCGCTTGCTCCTGCCACGCTTCATGGCGCGGCTGCGTGCGGCGCTCGACGTCCCTTCCGTCTTTGCGGGGATTCCCAATCGCGATTTCCTCGTCGCCTGGACGCCTGATTTTTCCGCCCGGCGTGGCTTCGCGGCAAAAATCGCCGACGATGTGCGGAGGCGGCCGCACCCGCTCACTGAAGCCTTGTTCGTTTCGGCCGATGCAGGCGTTCGTCTGGCGAATGCCGCGGAAATGTTGGACCACGCCCGTTAA
- a CDS encoding ABC transporter permease: MSVANITASARTRRIPPELNIILVLVCMAAVFEALGWIRNGDSFLFNIDRLKIMILQESVIGIIAVGMTQIIITGGIDLSSGSVVGATAMIAASFAQSSEYISRAVYPSLTDLPFIVPVLVGLAVGLIAGIVNGGLIAYTGIPPFIATLGMYISARGLARWYTNGQPVSFFTPSFNFIGSGLMPVFIFLVTAAIFHVALRYTRYGKFTYAIGANRQAAKVSGINVGRHLVTVYAIAGLLSGLAGIVTIARAETGQAGAGVTYELQAIAATVIGGTALTGGSGRMTGTVFGTIILGMMLSGFTFLGISAFFQDIIMGIVVVAAVIVRQGVKPV; encoded by the coding sequence ATGTCAGTAGCAAATATAACCGCCTCTGCCCGGACCAGGCGCATACCGCCGGAACTGAATATCATCCTGGTCCTCGTTTGTATGGCAGCCGTTTTCGAAGCGCTCGGCTGGATCAGAAACGGCGACAGCTTCCTCTTCAATATCGACCGCCTCAAGATCATGATCCTGCAGGAATCGGTGATCGGTATCATTGCGGTCGGCATGACGCAGATCATCATCACCGGCGGCATCGATCTCTCGTCGGGCTCGGTGGTCGGCGCGACGGCGATGATCGCGGCGAGCTTTGCGCAATCGTCCGAATACATCTCGCGCGCCGTCTACCCGTCGCTGACCGATTTGCCCTTTATCGTGCCGGTTCTGGTCGGGCTCGCGGTCGGGCTGATTGCGGGTATCGTCAATGGCGGCCTCATAGCTTATACGGGCATCCCACCCTTCATCGCCACGCTGGGCATGTATATCAGTGCCCGCGGCCTCGCACGCTGGTACACCAATGGCCAGCCCGTGAGCTTCTTCACCCCAAGCTTCAATTTCATCGGCAGCGGGTTAATGCCGGTCTTCATCTTCCTCGTCACCGCCGCGATCTTCCATGTGGCGCTGCGCTACACGCGCTACGGCAAGTTCACCTATGCCATCGGCGCAAACCGCCAGGCCGCCAAAGTCTCCGGCATCAATGTCGGGCGCCATCTGGTGACGGTCTATGCGATCGCGGGCTTGTTGTCGGGCCTTGCCGGCATCGTGACCATTGCCCGCGCGGAAACCGGACAGGCCGGCGCCGGCGTGACGTATGAACTCCAAGCCATTGCCGCGACCGTGATCGGCGGCACCGCGCTCACCGGTGGCTCGGGCCGCATGACCGGCACGGTCTTCGGCACGATCATCCTCGGCATGATGCTTTCCGGCTTCACCTTCCTCGGGATCAGCGCCTTCTTCCAAGATATCATCATGGGCATCGTCGTCGTGGCGGCCGTCATCGTCCGTCAAGGCGTGAAGCCGGTGTGA
- a CDS encoding sugar ABC transporter ATP-binding protein, producing MLSPSTMQLVRESGAVPGSEYLLEVEGVRKAFPGVIALDNVEFRLRRGTVHALMGENGAGKSTLMKIIAGVYTPDQGEFRLRGLPIRLNSPLDALENGIAMIHQELNLMPFMTVAENIWIRREPKNGLGFVDHAEMNRRTATLLKDLDIDIHPETEIQNLSTANRQMIEIAKAVSYESDVLIMDEPTSSLTDKEVAHLFTIIRDLRAKGKGIVYITHKMNELAEIADEVSIFRDGKYIGTQLAANITRDQIIKMMVGREITQMFPKETVPIGDVVLSVNNLTLNGVFHDVSFDLRKGEILGFAGLVGSGRSNVAETLFGVTPASSGSIKINGAEIRIDSAGKAMKNGMAFLTEDRKETGCFLILDILENMEMALLSQRHVKPGGFVEQRAVTSQCSDMSAKLRVKTPHLQERIENLSGGNQQKVLIGRWLLTHPKILILDEPTRGIDVGAKAEIHKLISQLAGQGVAVIMISSEMPEVLGMSDRILVMHEGRVTGILDRAEANQVKIMELASH from the coding sequence ATGCTGAGTCCATCGACCATGCAACTCGTCCGTGAAAGCGGCGCTGTTCCTGGATCCGAATATCTTCTGGAAGTGGAAGGCGTGCGTAAAGCTTTCCCCGGCGTCATCGCGCTTGACAATGTCGAGTTTAGATTGCGGCGCGGCACTGTGCATGCCCTGATGGGCGAGAACGGTGCGGGCAAGTCGACGCTGATGAAAATCATCGCCGGCGTCTATACGCCTGACCAGGGCGAGTTCCGCCTGCGCGGCCTGCCGATAAGATTGAACTCGCCGCTCGATGCGCTCGAGAACGGCATTGCTATGATCCATCAGGAGCTCAACCTGATGCCGTTCATGACGGTGGCAGAAAATATCTGGATTCGCCGCGAGCCGAAAAACGGCCTCGGCTTCGTCGATCACGCCGAGATGAACCGCCGCACCGCGACGCTGCTCAAGGATCTGGATATCGACATCCATCCTGAAACGGAAATTCAGAACTTGAGCACAGCCAACCGGCAGATGATCGAAATCGCCAAAGCGGTTTCTTACGAGTCGGACGTGCTCATCATGGACGAGCCGACCTCCTCGCTGACCGACAAGGAAGTGGCGCATCTCTTCACCATCATTCGCGATCTGCGCGCCAAGGGCAAAGGCATCGTCTACATCACCCATAAGATGAACGAGCTTGCCGAAATCGCCGACGAAGTCTCGATCTTCCGCGACGGCAAGTATATCGGCACGCAACTCGCCGCGAACATCACCCGCGATCAGATCATCAAAATGATGGTGGGCCGCGAAATCACCCAGATGTTTCCCAAGGAAACCGTGCCGATCGGAGATGTCGTTCTCTCAGTGAACAATCTGACCTTGAACGGCGTTTTTCACGACGTGTCGTTCGATCTGCGCAAGGGCGAGATCCTGGGCTTTGCCGGCCTTGTCGGCTCGGGCCGCAGCAACGTTGCCGAGACTTTGTTCGGCGTGACGCCGGCAAGCTCCGGTTCGATCAAGATCAATGGCGCGGAAATCCGCATCGATTCCGCCGGCAAGGCGATGAAGAACGGCATGGCGTTCTTGACCGAGGACCGCAAGGAAACGGGCTGTTTCCTCATTCTCGACATTCTCGAAAATATGGAAATGGCCCTTCTCAGCCAACGCCATGTGAAGCCCGGTGGTTTTGTCGAGCAACGCGCGGTGACGAGCCAATGCAGTGACATGAGCGCCAAGCTACGCGTGAAAACACCGCATTTGCAGGAGCGGATCGAGAATCTTTCCGGCGGCAACCAGCAGAAGGTCCTGATCGGCCGCTGGCTGCTGACGCATCCGAAAATTCTCATTCTCGACGAGCCGACGCGCGGCATCGATGTCGGCGCCAAGGCTGAAATTCACAAGCTGATTTCGCAGCTTGCCGGGCAAGGGGTCGCCGTCATCATGATCTCCTCGGAAATGCCGGAGGTCTTAGGGATGAGTGACCGTATCCTTGTCATGCACGAGGGCCGCGTCACCGGCATTCTCGACCGCGCCGAAGCCAATCAAGTGAAGATCATGGAACTCGCGTCGCACTAA
- a CDS encoding sugar ABC transporter substrate-binding protein — MKRILIALAAATILSTAAHAEKIGVSMAKFDDNFLTVLRNAMTDYAKGKADLQIEDAQNDVGKQLSQIQNFAAAKVDAIIVNPVDTDATPKMTEIAKQAGIPLVYVNRMPADKTLPPKVSFVGSDERDSGTLEATQVCKLLGGKGKIVIMMGELSNQAARQRTQDVLDVIAKPECKGIEVLQKQTANWDRIQGNDLMSNWISAGLKPDAVVSNNDEMAIGAIQALKAAGIKNVVVGGVDATQDALAAMKAGDLKVTVFQNAAGQGKGAVDTALKLSKGDKVDSMVWIPFELVTPDNLDKYMTKN; from the coding sequence ATGAAGCGCATCTTGATTGCTCTGGCTGCTGCCACGATTCTTTCGACAGCCGCCCATGCCGAGAAAATCGGCGTCTCGATGGCAAAATTCGACGATAATTTCCTGACCGTCCTGCGCAACGCGATGACCGACTACGCCAAGGGCAAGGCCGATCTGCAGATCGAGGACGCGCAGAACGACGTCGGCAAACAGCTCAGCCAGATTCAGAACTTCGCGGCGGCCAAGGTCGATGCGATCATCGTCAATCCGGTCGACACTGACGCAACGCCGAAAATGACCGAAATCGCTAAGCAAGCCGGCATTCCGCTCGTCTATGTCAACCGCATGCCGGCCGACAAAACCCTTCCCCCGAAAGTCTCCTTCGTGGGGTCGGATGAGCGCGATTCCGGCACACTGGAAGCCACGCAAGTCTGCAAACTGCTCGGTGGCAAAGGCAAGATCGTCATCATGATGGGCGAATTGTCGAATCAAGCTGCGCGCCAACGCACCCAGGACGTTCTCGACGTGATCGCCAAGCCCGAATGCAAGGGCATCGAGGTCCTGCAAAAGCAGACCGCGAACTGGGACCGTATTCAGGGCAACGACCTGATGAGCAACTGGATCAGCGCCGGCCTCAAGCCCGATGCGGTCGTCTCGAACAATGACGAAATGGCGATCGGCGCCATTCAGGCCTTGAAAGCGGCCGGTATCAAGAATGTGGTGGTCGGCGGTGTCGATGCGACGCAAGACGCGCTCGCCGCGATGAAGGCTGGTGATCTGAAAGTGACTGTGTTCCAGAACGCCGCCGGTCAGGGCAAGGGCGCCGTCGATACGGCGCTGAAACTCTCGAAAGGCGACAAAGTCGACAGCATGGTCTGGATCCCCTTCGAGCTGGTCACGCCCGACAATCTCGACAAATACATGACCAAGAACTGA
- a CDS encoding pyridoxamine 5'-phosphate oxidase family protein: MISNGKKLINRHPELARGQSLPAENGESRTPDLADIDASAWTELETAAASPQSGFRYLNLCSVDSEARPQARMVVLRHADRSMRVLEFHTDTRSPKWLELAANPHVTVLGYCAQRRVQLRLQGVIELHGPGSDIATLAWQKLPTWTRGTYAGGPPGDERAFEAIEATAPSESAGETGGKEHFGVVTFRAAALDWFQLRRQDNCRAKFTYDATGTRTACLWLNP, encoded by the coding sequence ATGATATCGAACGGGAAAAAGCTGATCAATCGACATCCTGAACTCGCGAGAGGACAAAGCTTGCCAGCAGAAAACGGCGAGTCCCGGACACCTGATCTCGCGGACATCGATGCCTCGGCATGGACGGAGCTTGAAACGGCCGCAGCCAGCCCGCAGTCAGGTTTCCGATACTTGAACCTGTGCTCGGTAGATTCCGAGGCCAGACCTCAAGCGCGCATGGTGGTATTGCGGCATGCTGACAGATCAATGCGGGTTCTTGAATTTCACACCGACACGCGCAGCCCGAAATGGCTGGAACTCGCCGCAAACCCCCATGTCACGGTCCTGGGCTACTGCGCGCAGAGGCGCGTGCAGTTACGGCTTCAGGGAGTGATCGAACTCCACGGGCCAGGAAGTGATATCGCCACCTTGGCCTGGCAGAAATTGCCCACGTGGACGCGCGGCACCTATGCCGGCGGACCGCCTGGGGACGAGCGTGCCTTTGAAGCCATCGAGGCAACAGCGCCATCAGAATCCGCAGGTGAAACGGGTGGAAAGGAACATTTCGGCGTGGTGACCTTCCGGGCCGCCGCGCTGGACTGGTTTCAGCTCAGGCGTCAAGATAATTGCAGGGCAAAATTTACTTACGATGCGACAGGCACCCGTACAGCCTGTCTGTGGCTCAACCCCTGA